One region of Armatimonadota bacterium genomic DNA includes:
- a CDS encoding fucose isomerase: MIGAERRVVRVGLVPVVRPIFRGAHMGLEEASRRSLEALSERLGFALVYIGAPVTDASEAESRAAEVAALHSGGGLDFLLALHVTFATGDLVRPLLGLDMPLGLWALPEAAVDGPLPQNALCGLNLGLSLRTGRRTPVKWFYGSPDERAFQERLGITMRAMRGCRAVREGRVLWVGGTAPGFYRLETVPELPLRIDRAPLEVLFDALSQVDEAGVTHRLAEMDEPLDMPREDLRSTIRLEIALERLAEGYDGVALRCWPEVPERAGTMACAAFARLADRGCPYACEGDLAGLASMLAVAAVTGGPAALLDLSHADDEGLMFWHCGNTARSWADGATRLVPHFNRGLPAVRDMRLAPGQVCGLRFLESRKAAVYAGAVLGRARGYDGAAGWIGHLRWAGEPASPSGFLASVLNRRLPHHLAWGRGDEEEALLEMCSWLGHEPLPLDPEDRLLRWTSDAP; the protein is encoded by the coding sequence ATGATAGGAGCGGAGAGAAGAGTGGTTCGCGTCGGGCTGGTCCCGGTTGTCCGCCCCATCTTTCGCGGCGCGCACATGGGCCTCGAGGAAGCGAGCCGCCGCTCGCTGGAGGCCCTGTCGGAGCGCCTGGGCTTCGCGCTGGTCTACATCGGGGCTCCGGTCACCGACGCCTCGGAGGCAGAGAGCCGCGCCGCCGAGGTGGCGGCCCTGCATAGTGGCGGCGGGCTCGACTTCCTGCTCGCCCTGCACGTGACGTTCGCAACGGGAGATCTCGTCAGACCGCTGTTGGGGCTCGACATGCCTCTGGGCCTCTGGGCCCTGCCGGAGGCCGCTGTGGATGGGCCGCTGCCGCAGAACGCCCTGTGCGGCCTCAACCTGGGTCTGAGCCTGCGGACGGGCCGCCGGACGCCCGTGAAGTGGTTCTATGGAAGCCCCGATGAACGGGCGTTCCAGGAGCGGTTGGGCATCACGATGCGGGCGATGCGTGGCTGCAGGGCCGTGCGCGAGGGCAGGGTGCTGTGGGTCGGCGGGACCGCGCCAGGCTTCTACCGTCTGGAGACCGTCCCTGAGTTGCCGCTACGGATAGACCGTGCACCCCTGGAAGTTCTCTTCGATGCGCTGTCGCAGGTGGACGAAGCAGGCGTCACGCATCGCCTGGCCGAAATGGACGAGCCCTTGGATATGCCAAGGGAGGATCTGCGGTCCACCATCAGACTCGAGATAGCACTCGAGCGCCTGGCAGAGGGCTACGATGGGGTCGCGCTGCGCTGCTGGCCGGAAGTGCCCGAGCGCGCGGGCACGATGGCCTGCGCCGCCTTCGCGCGCCTGGCCGATCGCGGCTGCCCGTACGCCTGCGAGGGCGACCTTGCCGGACTGGCGTCCATGCTCGCAGTGGCCGCTGTGACCGGCGGCCCGGCTGCGCTGCTCGACCTCTCGCACGCCGATGACGAGGGATTGATGTTCTGGCACTGCGGCAACACGGCGCGCTCGTGGGCCGATGGCGCCACACGCCTCGTACCACACTTCAACCGCGGCCTGCCCGCTGTGCGCGACATGCGCCTGGCGCCCGGCCAGGTCTGCGGACTGCGGTTCCTGGAATCGAGAAAGGCCGCGGTGTACGCCGGGGCCGTGCTCGGACGGGCTCGCGGCTACGACGGCGCCGCGGGCTGGATCGGGCACCTGCGGTGGGCAGGCGAGCCAGCCAGCCCGAGCGGATTCCTGGCAAGCGTCCTCAACCGGCGCCTTCCTCATCACCTGGCATGGGGACGAGGCGACGAGGAGGAAGCGCTGCTGGAGATGTGCTCCTGGCTGGGACACGAGCCGCTGCCGCTCGACCCAGAGGATAGGCTGCTCAGGTGGACCTCCGATGCGCCTTGA